Below is a window of Malus domestica chromosome 13, GDT2T_hap1 DNA.
AAATAACTACAAACAACTCTGTAtacaaaaattttcaaaaaaaattcatatatcaaagaagcaagaaacgGTTCAAGATCTCAGAATCCGGGACCAAATAGATCAGGGAAGATTAAATCTTGGAGATATTTATAGGAGATTTGTGGCGATTTAGAGTTTTGATTTATGGCGGAGTTGCCGTGCCGCCGTGTATAAATAGTCTCGGACCCTGAGGCGGTGGGAACTTTTCGTAGCCCTTGGGAATTAAGAATTTTGAACTTTATGCATTGTCTATTTTGCCCCTCTGCAGATTATGCAAGCCGCCCGAGAAGTGACCGTTGTGCGTGCCGTTGGAGGGGTATTTCAGGAATATGGGGGGGATAGGTGGGAGGGTGGTTTGGTAATTTTCCGAATTTAACGCAAGTCATGCAGGACGTGGCTTTTGTCGTCCGCTTTACTTTCGAAGCAAGTTTTCCTGCTCAGATTTGGATTTAGGCTTCCTAATTGCGTAAggaaatatttaataaaataaataaataaataaagataaaGGTGAATTAAATTCGATTGGGCCCAGGACATGCATTATTTATGGGTGGGTCCATGGTCCAATTGGGACGTGGGCTTGTGGAGTTGCTTGAATTCGGTGCACGTGGGTACCTCAATTACAGAATATGTATTGTCGTGTGCACGTGACATgtcttcatcttttctttggttccaagcaacaagggttttaaattGCATATGGTATTTTTGTGCTATTTGAGGTAAAAGGACTCCCTGAGTGAATTGACTTTAAAAAATTCTTATTAAATCGCTTAAGTAGTGCAGTGTTTTAGAGGTCAAATTGTTAATGGTAGTAAGAACACATCAACTATCAAATTATAAAAGAAAATCACCTGTTCACAATTCATGTCGGATGTAGTTAGGTCTTTAAGAGTTTTTCGTAATCTTCAAAGCGGTGTTTAAGTGTTACGACATGATGCACATTTAGATTGCTAAACACAATCTTCCCCAAATTCGCCCATTGTTCTACAAGTTCTACTTGGCAATATGCCCATAACAGAGCCGATCTTTAGGGAGTACAGATTGACACCGGATAATGGAGATCAAAGAGAAACTATAGCTGAACACTCAAATACAACTCATCACTCTAAGGAATCCACCAAAGAGATAAGAGTTTAGGGAAAGGAGAATGATTCATTTCTGTACATGAATAAGGGTTTTAAATAGTCTAGGCATTGAACAACCTTCCATGAATAGGTTAACCTTATTAATGATCATACATAACCATGACTTAAAACTATGCATGAACTGATTTAATACTAATCGTGAACATTGAACaaacttttaattaaatataatgaaagcaccatcTAATAATTAGACGAATCTAGATTCGGTGCCAGTGGTGTCATTGCACAGGACCCTCAAATCGGAAGGGCCCTcgatttttcatttttgcatgcatatatgtatatatttgaaTGTGTAGCTAGTTTACAAATTGAGTTGTTAGCGCAGGTGGCTCTTTGGATAGTAACCATTCACAACTGCAATCTTATAACAACATTATCTTCCCTCACTTAGCAAaacgaagaagaaaaaacaccATCTTTCCTAAAAAAAGGTAATATATTAACTACTTTTCTAACAATTATTGAAGGAAGAATCCTTAAAGAAACTGCCAGCTCGTCATATTGGCCCCATCTGGACGGGGACGACGGGCGGGGTGTGGCAACAAACACATTCACCACCACGACCCCGATACGGGTCCTGCTCGATCCGACTGGCACGACTTGGGGGTGACACAAAAGCATTACCCACCATCCCGTTTAGGTTGCGCGGTAACCCGACATTCAAGGAGGAGCAACGCCTCAAAAATAAGAGACAGCGACAGTTGGGTTTTAACCAACCCAAAATAACAGCAACCAAAATTTAGAGATATAATCAAAACACACATAGGAAAACAAAACCTTACTAAGAAAAACGAAGGGAGAATTTTTCGGgattgttttatgttttttttctaaatcatttctttatttttaattttgttgttttgggtggcatttggtggtggtgTGGGTGGCCTTGAATGATTTTCACTTCTCACACAACCACCCCCTTCGTCTGTATAGTCTCTGGAATTCCCATCTCTTCCTCAAAAGCGACGAAACGCGAGCTCGATCGCGTGATTAATTTCTTCGATAAGGAGCTAGATTTTTGTTTCTACGTAAGTACGTGCATGGTCGCTTGCATGCAGACGGAGTTACGGCCGTCTGTACGTACGTGAAGTTTGTACgtagctgctgctgctgctgcgtcCATGCAAACTTATCCAACGTAAAAGTTGAATTATTGCATGTACAGGTTCTTGTcgctttttttttccatatttttttagTATTGTTTGAAACCCTTGCCCGGATTACGTATGATTATTGGTTAATTTCATTGGATTGGATGAAAGGGGTTTCGTTAATTAATCCTGtattaaactaattaatcaCAGGGAATATTGGGAAGGAGGAAACTTTgatagaaaggaaaaggaagagtGGTTACCGGTTAAAGGAAGGAGAATTATGTCGGAATCAAACGAGCATGACTCTAATCCTCCTGGCCCAGATTCACCACCCCATGACTCAAACGCACCATCGCCGCCCCACGAGAGTACCGAGGACAAATCAACACCGTCAAACTCACCACCCCATGACTCAATCACACCATCGCCACCTCCGCCATCACAAGCGCCACCTCCGAAATCAGAGCCTCCGCCTCCAAAATCAGACTCACCTGCCCCAAAATCTTCACCATCCCCCGAACCTTCGCCGCCACCAGCATCTCCACCGCCATCATCACCTCCACCATCATCACCATCTCCGTCTTCTCCACCCCCATCTTCACCACCGCCTTCATCATCACCACCAAAAtcaccttctcctcctcctcgttcaccaccaccatcatcatcaaAAGACAAACCAACATCCGGATCATCACCACCTTCTCCTCCAGCTTCACCATCTCCTCCTAGTATTACTGATGGCAATAGTCCTAAACCATCCTCTGGCGACAGTTCATCACCTACATCACCACCAACTGATTCATCACAAGATGATAAAGGCTCCCCATCCTCACCCAGTGTCTCTCAGTCCCCTCCAGCCTCTCCACCTCCAGCTACACCTACAACCAACCCCACCGCCCCATCTCCTCCTACAGTGCCTAGCGCTCCAGTGGTTCCGGGTTCAGGAGCTACTACAACTCAGCCTGTCCCTCGCCCTGATAATTCCACCCCCACCCTCTCCCCTCCCTCAACGAGAAGTCAGGTTACAGGCGACTCAGGGGGTAGTAGTAGGCATACAGGTACTGTTGTGGGCTTGACGGTAGCTGGAGTTTTCATCATTGCCTTGGTAGCCCTCATTGTTGTGTTTGTAAGGAAGAGAAAGAAGCAGGCCCAACCATACCCTCCAAATTACATGCCTCCCACTCCCGGTCCCCATGGCGGTAACTTATCAACTCCAGGTAAAGATTGTCCTTATACATTGTTGACTCATATCCTGACAACTtgaacttttaaaatttatgtgcATGTCAAAGAAAATTTGATAATAGCCACTAATATTAGTTGCACAGGATGAGGTGGCTATAATGCTTATCACTGGCTTATGTAGTATCATAGTCAATGATAAGCATTTACACACTTTATTCTTATTCTGTAATGACATTATAAAGATCATATTATGCTGGCTAATACCGTATTAGTTATGTCAGTTTTTCTTGTAGCGGTGGTGGTCTAACATAAACATAATATAAAGTGTACTTATGAGCTCAATAATTGAGCTTTGTATGTGATGCAGGTGGATATTATCATGCGCAGCAACAGAGTTCCGCAACTTCTGGTCCAACAGAAAGCTTTTATTCGAGTGGACCGGCCGGACCTTCCTCCTATGAAAACAGCTACCAAGGTAATCCGCCCAGTTCTGGAGATTCCGGTCTTATTGCTGCTACCAAGGTTCATTTCACCTACGAAGAGTTGATGGAGATAACGAATGGATTTTCACGTCAAAACGTTATCGGTGAGGGTGGTTTCGGATGTGTGTACAAGGGTTGGATGCCGGATGGAAGAGTTGTGGCAGTCAAGCAGCTCAAGGCTGGTAGCGGGCAGGGAGAGAAGGAATTCAGGGCTGAAGTTGAGATTATTAGTCGCGTGCATCATCGTTACTTGGTCTCTTTGGTGGG
It encodes the following:
- the LOC103451972 gene encoding proline-rich receptor-like protein kinase PERK12 isoform X2, whose product is MYREYWEGGNFDRKEKEEWLPVKGRRIMSESNEHDSNPPGPDSPPHDSNAPSPPHESTEDKSTPSNSPPHDSITPSPPPPSQAPPPKSEPPPPKSDSPAPKSSPSPEPSPPPASPPPSSPPPSSPSPSSPPPSSPPPSSSPPKSPSPPPRSPPPSSSKDKPTSGSSPPSPPASPSPPSITDGNSPKPSSGDSSSPTSPPTDSSQDDKGSPSSPSVSQSPPASPPPATPTTNPTAPSPPTVPSAPVVPGSGATTTQPVPRPDNSTPTLSPPSTRSQVTGDSGGSSRHTGTVVGLTVAGVFIIALVALIVVFVRKRKKQAQPYPPNYMPPTPGPHGGNLSTPGGYYHAQQQSSATSGPTESFYSSGPAGPSSYENSYQGNPPSSGDSGLIAATKVHFTYEELMEITNGFSRQNVIGEGGFGCVYKGWMPDGRVVAVKQLKAGSGQGEKEFRAEVEIISRVHHRYLVSLVGYCIFEQQRLLIYEFVPNKTLEHHLHGAGMPVLEWTKRLKIALGSAKGLAYLHEDCHPKIIHRDIKSANILLDDAFEAQVADFGLAKLTDGTNTHVSTRVMGTFGYMAPEYANSGKLTDRSDVFSFGVVLLELVTGRKPVDPTRPLGDESLVEWARPLLIQALETGDLSKLVDPRLEKHYVEVEMFRMIEAAAACVRHSAPKRPRMAQVVRALDCEGELSDLTNGVKVGQSTAYDSGQYNKEIMRFRRMALGSGGSSEMSSADFTSREVSGPQSLWTRPDASSDESETRAFTTRGGEQIISGNQGRRF
- the LOC103451972 gene encoding proline-rich receptor-like protein kinase PERK12 isoform X1, which encodes MQTYPTEYWEGGNFDRKEKEEWLPVKGRRIMSESNEHDSNPPGPDSPPHDSNAPSPPHESTEDKSTPSNSPPHDSITPSPPPPSQAPPPKSEPPPPKSDSPAPKSSPSPEPSPPPASPPPSSPPPSSPSPSSPPPSSPPPSSSPPKSPSPPPRSPPPSSSKDKPTSGSSPPSPPASPSPPSITDGNSPKPSSGDSSSPTSPPTDSSQDDKGSPSSPSVSQSPPASPPPATPTTNPTAPSPPTVPSAPVVPGSGATTTQPVPRPDNSTPTLSPPSTRSQVTGDSGGSSRHTGTVVGLTVAGVFIIALVALIVVFVRKRKKQAQPYPPNYMPPTPGPHGGNLSTPGGYYHAQQQSSATSGPTESFYSSGPAGPSSYENSYQGNPPSSGDSGLIAATKVHFTYEELMEITNGFSRQNVIGEGGFGCVYKGWMPDGRVVAVKQLKAGSGQGEKEFRAEVEIISRVHHRYLVSLVGYCIFEQQRLLIYEFVPNKTLEHHLHGAGMPVLEWTKRLKIALGSAKGLAYLHEDCHPKIIHRDIKSANILLDDAFEAQVADFGLAKLTDGTNTHVSTRVMGTFGYMAPEYANSGKLTDRSDVFSFGVVLLELVTGRKPVDPTRPLGDESLVEWARPLLIQALETGDLSKLVDPRLEKHYVEVEMFRMIEAAAACVRHSAPKRPRMAQVVRALDCEGELSDLTNGVKVGQSTAYDSGQYNKEIMRFRRMALGSGGSSEMSSADFTSREVSGPQSLWTRPDASSDESETRAFTTRGGEQIISGNQGRRF
- the LOC103451972 gene encoding proline-rich receptor-like protein kinase PERK12 isoform X3, with amino-acid sequence MEYWEGGNFDRKEKEEWLPVKGRRIMSESNEHDSNPPGPDSPPHDSNAPSPPHESTEDKSTPSNSPPHDSITPSPPPPSQAPPPKSEPPPPKSDSPAPKSSPSPEPSPPPASPPPSSPPPSSPSPSSPPPSSPPPSSSPPKSPSPPPRSPPPSSSKDKPTSGSSPPSPPASPSPPSITDGNSPKPSSGDSSSPTSPPTDSSQDDKGSPSSPSVSQSPPASPPPATPTTNPTAPSPPTVPSAPVVPGSGATTTQPVPRPDNSTPTLSPPSTRSQVTGDSGGSSRHTGTVVGLTVAGVFIIALVALIVVFVRKRKKQAQPYPPNYMPPTPGPHGGNLSTPGGYYHAQQQSSATSGPTESFYSSGPAGPSSYENSYQGNPPSSGDSGLIAATKVHFTYEELMEITNGFSRQNVIGEGGFGCVYKGWMPDGRVVAVKQLKAGSGQGEKEFRAEVEIISRVHHRYLVSLVGYCIFEQQRLLIYEFVPNKTLEHHLHGAGMPVLEWTKRLKIALGSAKGLAYLHEDCHPKIIHRDIKSANILLDDAFEAQVADFGLAKLTDGTNTHVSTRVMGTFGYMAPEYANSGKLTDRSDVFSFGVVLLELVTGRKPVDPTRPLGDESLVEWARPLLIQALETGDLSKLVDPRLEKHYVEVEMFRMIEAAAACVRHSAPKRPRMAQVVRALDCEGELSDLTNGVKVGQSTAYDSGQYNKEIMRFRRMALGSGGSSEMSSADFTSREVSGPQSLWTRPDASSDESETRAFTTRGGEQIISGNQGRRF
- the LOC103451972 gene encoding proline-rich receptor-like protein kinase PERK12 isoform X4; the encoded protein is MSESNEHDSNPPGPDSPPHDSNAPSPPHESTEDKSTPSNSPPHDSITPSPPPPSQAPPPKSEPPPPKSDSPAPKSSPSPEPSPPPASPPPSSPPPSSPSPSSPPPSSPPPSSSPPKSPSPPPRSPPPSSSKDKPTSGSSPPSPPASPSPPSITDGNSPKPSSGDSSSPTSPPTDSSQDDKGSPSSPSVSQSPPASPPPATPTTNPTAPSPPTVPSAPVVPGSGATTTQPVPRPDNSTPTLSPPSTRSQVTGDSGGSSRHTGTVVGLTVAGVFIIALVALIVVFVRKRKKQAQPYPPNYMPPTPGPHGGNLSTPGGYYHAQQQSSATSGPTESFYSSGPAGPSSYENSYQGNPPSSGDSGLIAATKVHFTYEELMEITNGFSRQNVIGEGGFGCVYKGWMPDGRVVAVKQLKAGSGQGEKEFRAEVEIISRVHHRYLVSLVGYCIFEQQRLLIYEFVPNKTLEHHLHGAGMPVLEWTKRLKIALGSAKGLAYLHEDCHPKIIHRDIKSANILLDDAFEAQVADFGLAKLTDGTNTHVSTRVMGTFGYMAPEYANSGKLTDRSDVFSFGVVLLELVTGRKPVDPTRPLGDESLVEWARPLLIQALETGDLSKLVDPRLEKHYVEVEMFRMIEAAAACVRHSAPKRPRMAQVVRALDCEGELSDLTNGVKVGQSTAYDSGQYNKEIMRFRRMALGSGGSSEMSSADFTSREVSGPQSLWTRPDASSDESETRAFTTRGGEQIISGNQGRRF